A genomic region of Desulfosarcina ovata subsp. ovata contains the following coding sequences:
- a CDS encoding DUF3999 domain-containing protein produces MRRWLWLALLLVWPELAGAAGLSPNDFAYGIRITVPVGTPVAALSLPKTVYEHTSRTDLGDLRVFNQAGEVVPHLIRFASSREAESPWQPLPFFPLPKTPATVAGGYGIEVHTGADGTVVRIDPQDSGTGAAGVPRKFLIDLNRTGRNLAGLRLTWKPDGANRMSLLAVDAGDDLVRWTTVHPRWAVSDIQYGSHRLLNNTIPLKSSQRRYLRLRQLDDGPALVLTAVEGRKPPEGRQPVRAYRKIKGTPVMGTPGEFLYQTGGAFPVDRINLIFSQANSMAEATLWSRADPDDDWTRRFKGLFYRIDRDGTALSSEPKTVVISMDRYWRLAVDDSESTIGNAVPELSMGYRPHDLYFIARGNGPYTLAFGNTLAQPLTVNVAALFDGIGRQQGQGIERWVEPQGRSFVLGGPQCLKPQLKPLPTRRIVLWSILLAGVLVVAGMAWRLARRLKG; encoded by the coding sequence GGCAGGGCTGTCTCCCAATGACTTTGCCTATGGTATCCGTATCACGGTGCCCGTGGGAACACCGGTGGCGGCCTTGAGCCTGCCGAAAACGGTGTATGAGCATACCTCTCGAACCGATCTGGGCGACCTGCGTGTGTTCAACCAGGCCGGTGAGGTGGTGCCGCATCTGATCCGTTTTGCCAGCAGCCGGGAGGCCGAATCCCCGTGGCAGCCATTACCGTTTTTTCCCCTGCCAAAAACGCCCGCTACGGTTGCCGGCGGCTACGGCATCGAGGTGCATACCGGGGCGGACGGCACCGTGGTGCGGATCGACCCCCAGGATTCCGGCACCGGGGCGGCCGGCGTGCCGCGAAAGTTTCTCATCGACCTGAACCGGACGGGCCGCAACCTGGCCGGGTTGCGCCTGACCTGGAAACCGGACGGCGCCAACCGGATGAGCCTTCTGGCCGTGGACGCCGGGGACGATCTGGTGCGCTGGACGACCGTGCATCCTCGCTGGGCCGTTTCCGATATCCAGTACGGCAGCCATCGCCTCCTGAACAACACCATCCCGCTGAAGTCGTCCCAGCGGCGCTACCTGCGACTGCGCCAGTTGGATGACGGCCCGGCGCTGGTCCTGACCGCTGTCGAGGGCCGTAAACCCCCGGAAGGCCGCCAACCGGTGCGCGCATACCGTAAAATCAAGGGCACGCCGGTCATGGGCACCCCGGGCGAATTTCTGTATCAAACCGGCGGCGCGTTTCCGGTGGACCGCATCAATCTCATTTTCAGCCAGGCCAACAGCATGGCGGAAGCGACCCTCTGGTCCCGTGCCGATCCTGATGACGACTGGACCCGGCGGTTCAAAGGATTGTTCTACCGGATTGACAGGGACGGCACCGCCCTGTCCAGTGAACCGAAAACCGTGGTCATCTCCATGGACCGCTATTGGCGGCTGGCGGTGGATGATAGTGAGAGCACCATCGGCAATGCCGTTCCCGAACTGTCCATGGGCTACCGGCCCCATGATCTGTATTTCATCGCCAGGGGCAACGGACCCTATACCCTGGCCTTCGGCAACACCCTGGCACAGCCGCTGACTGTCAATGTGGCGGCGCTTTTCGACGGCATTGGCCGCCAGCAGGGCCAGGGGATCGAGCGCTGGGTGGAGCCCCAGGGCCGGTCGTTCGTTCTCGGCGGTCCCCAGTGCCTGAAGCCGCAACTCAAACCGCTGCCCACCAGGCGGATCGTGCTCTGGTCGATCCTTCTGGCCGGGGTGCTGGTGGTGGCCGGTATGGCCTG